CATCACATCGAACTCGTCGATGGTGAGGTCGGTGACGGGATCGCCCTTGCGATCCAGCGCCACCACGTCGATGAGGATCCATTTGACCTGGACCTCCTCGGTTCGCTGGATGTCTATGGGGGTCGAGCCGCCTTCGGTCTCGTCGGCGAGGAGGATCGTCCCCGCGAGGGTGACGGCGAGGCCGACGATCAGTACGATGCCCGCTGCCTTGACTCTCATGGTGCCTCCGTTGACGGAATCATACCCCCATTCAAAGGGCGCACCTTCCATTCCCGCGGAGTCCAAACCGCGGCCACTCATGGAGATTGACGACGATGATCGAAGTCGGCAAGCGACCCCCGGCCCTGACCCTCAACGACACCGACGGCAAGAAACACAGCCTGAAGGACTATGGGGGCCAACACGTGCTGGTCTATTTCTACCCCAAGGACGACACGCCGGGCTGTACCAAGCAGGCCTGTGGCTTCCGGGATCTGTGGAAACCGATCCAGACGCTGGGAGCGGTGGTCCTGGGGGTTTCCGCCGACGACGCCGACTCCCACGAGGCCTTCCGCAAGAAGTACCGGC
This Acidobacteriota bacterium DNA region includes the following protein-coding sequences:
- a CDS encoding peroxiredoxin — its product is MIEVGKRPPALTLNDTDGKKHSLKDYGGQHVLVYFYPKDDTPGCTKQACGFRDLWKPIQTLGAVVLGVSADDADSHEAFRKKYRLPFPLLCDPGHKVMTRYGAYGEKVLYGRKSIGVIRSAVWVGPDGKVIKHWARVASAAKHPQKFLDLLKEFEGIATT